The Streptomyces sp. Mut1 genome window below encodes:
- the leuS gene encoding leucine--tRNA ligase — protein MSETNSAADVAATHRYTAAMAADIEARWQDFWDAEGTYEAPNPTGDLAGDPELAAKPKKFIMDMFPYPSGAGLHVGHPLGYIATDVFARHQRMTGHNVLHTLGFDAFGLPAEQYAVQTGTHPRISTEANIENMTAQLRRLGLGHDKRRSFATIESEYYKWTQWIFLQIFNSWYDTEADRARPIAELVAQFESGERATPDGRDWSELSAAERADLLGDYRLAYASDAPVNWSPGLGTVLANEEVTADGRSERGNFPVFKAKLRQWNMRITAYADRLLNDLDGLDWPEAIKLQQRNWIGRSEGARVDFPVDGAGSITVFTTRQDTLFGATYMVLAPEHELVERIIPAAWPEGTHPVWTGGHASPAEAVTAYRKQAAAKSDVERQAEAKDKTGVFTGAYATNPVSGEKIPVFIADYVLMGYGTGAIMAVPAHDARDFAFARAFELPMRCVVEPSDDRGTDASTWQDAFGSYDAKLVNSANDEASLNGLGVTEAKARITEWLKEHGVGEGTVNFRLRDWLFSRQRYWGEPFPIVYDEEGIAHPLPESMLPLELPEVDDYSPRTFDPDDADTQPETPLSRNADWVDVTLDLGDGAGPKKYRRETNTMPNWAGSCWYELRYLDPNNSEKLVDPAIEEYWMGPREGQPTGGVDLYVGGAEHAVLHLLYARFWSKVLHDLGHVSSAEPFHKLYNQGMIQAFVYRDSRGIAVPAAEVEERDGAYYYQGEKVSRVLGKMGKSLKNAVTPDEICGEYGADTLRLYEMAMGPLDVSRPWDTRAVVGQYRLLQRLWRNIVDEETGEVTVVDGEPGEDTLRALHKAIDGVGGDMAGMRFNTAIAKVTELNNHLTKAGGPLPRSVAEALVLLVAPLAPHIAEELWHRLGHTESVVHQDFPVADPAYVVDETVTCVVQIKGKVKARLEISPSVTDAELEALALADPAVVAALDGAGIRKVIVRAPKLVNIVPA, from the coding sequence ATGAGCGAGACGAATTCCGCAGCCGACGTCGCTGCGACGCACCGCTATACGGCAGCGATGGCCGCCGACATCGAGGCACGCTGGCAGGACTTCTGGGACGCCGAGGGCACGTACGAGGCGCCCAACCCGACCGGTGACCTGGCGGGCGACCCGGAGCTGGCCGCCAAGCCGAAGAAGTTCATCATGGACATGTTCCCGTACCCCTCGGGTGCGGGGCTGCACGTCGGCCACCCGCTGGGCTACATCGCCACCGATGTCTTCGCCCGCCACCAGCGGATGACCGGCCACAACGTCCTGCACACCCTGGGCTTCGACGCCTTCGGCCTGCCCGCGGAGCAGTACGCCGTCCAGACCGGCACCCACCCGCGGATCTCGACCGAGGCCAACATCGAGAACATGACGGCGCAGCTGCGCCGGCTGGGCCTGGGCCACGACAAGCGCCGCTCGTTCGCCACGATCGAGTCCGAGTACTACAAGTGGACCCAGTGGATCTTCCTGCAGATCTTCAACTCCTGGTACGACACCGAGGCGGACCGGGCCCGGCCGATCGCCGAGCTGGTCGCCCAGTTCGAGAGCGGCGAGCGCGCCACCCCGGACGGCCGTGACTGGAGCGAGCTGAGCGCCGCCGAGCGCGCGGACCTGCTGGGTGACTACCGGCTGGCCTACGCCTCCGACGCCCCGGTCAACTGGTCGCCCGGCCTGGGCACCGTCCTGGCCAACGAGGAGGTCACCGCGGACGGCCGCTCCGAGCGCGGCAACTTCCCCGTCTTCAAGGCCAAGCTGCGCCAGTGGAACATGCGCATCACGGCCTACGCCGACCGGCTGCTGAACGATCTGGACGGGCTGGACTGGCCCGAGGCCATCAAGCTGCAGCAGCGCAACTGGATCGGCCGTTCCGAGGGTGCGCGGGTCGACTTCCCGGTCGACGGCGCGGGCAGCATCACCGTCTTCACCACCCGCCAGGACACCCTGTTCGGCGCCACGTACATGGTGCTGGCGCCGGAGCACGAGCTGGTCGAGCGGATCATCCCCGCCGCCTGGCCCGAGGGCACGCACCCGGTCTGGACGGGCGGCCACGCCTCCCCGGCCGAGGCGGTCACCGCGTACCGCAAGCAGGCGGCGGCCAAGTCCGACGTCGAGCGGCAGGCCGAGGCCAAGGACAAGACGGGCGTCTTCACCGGCGCGTACGCCACCAATCCCGTCAGCGGCGAGAAGATCCCCGTCTTCATCGCCGACTACGTCCTGATGGGCTACGGCACCGGCGCGATCATGGCCGTACCGGCGCACGACGCGCGCGACTTCGCCTTCGCGCGCGCCTTCGAGCTGCCGATGCGCTGTGTGGTCGAGCCGTCCGACGACCGCGGCACGGATGCCTCGACGTGGCAGGACGCCTTCGGTTCGTACGACGCGAAGCTGGTGAACTCCGCCAACGACGAGGCATCCCTGAACGGCCTGGGCGTCACCGAGGCCAAGGCCCGGATCACCGAGTGGCTGAAGGAGCACGGCGTCGGCGAGGGCACCGTCAACTTCCGGCTGCGCGACTGGCTGTTCAGCCGCCAGCGCTACTGGGGCGAGCCCTTCCCGATCGTGTACGACGAGGAGGGCATCGCCCACCCGCTGCCCGAGTCGATGCTGCCGCTGGAGCTGCCCGAGGTCGACGACTACTCGCCGCGCACCTTCGACCCGGACGACGCCGACACCCAGCCCGAGACCCCGCTGTCGCGCAACGCCGACTGGGTCGACGTCACGCTGGACCTGGGCGACGGCGCCGGCCCGAAGAAGTACCGCCGCGAGACGAACACCATGCCCAACTGGGCCGGTTCCTGCTGGTACGAGCTGCGCTACCTGGATCCGAACAACTCCGAGAAGCTGGTCGACCCGGCGATCGAGGAGTACTGGATGGGCCCGCGCGAGGGGCAGCCGACCGGGGGCGTCGACCTGTACGTGGGCGGTGCGGAGCACGCCGTTCTGCACCTGCTGTACGCCCGCTTCTGGTCCAAGGTGCTGCACGACCTGGGCCACGTCTCGTCCGCCGAGCCGTTCCACAAGCTGTACAACCAGGGCATGATCCAGGCGTTCGTCTACCGGGACAGCCGTGGCATCGCGGTCCCGGCGGCCGAGGTCGAGGAGCGCGACGGGGCCTACTACTACCAGGGCGAGAAGGTCTCCCGCGTCCTGGGCAAGATGGGCAAGTCCCTGAAGAACGCCGTGACGCCCGACGAGATCTGCGGCGAGTACGGCGCGGACACCCTGCGTCTGTACGAGATGGCGATGGGTCCCCTGGACGTGTCGCGGCCCTGGGACACGCGTGCGGTCGTCGGCCAGTACAGGCTGCTGCAGCGGCTGTGGCGCAACATCGTCGACGAGGAGACCGGCGAGGTCACCGTCGTGGACGGCGAGCCCGGCGAGGACACGCTGCGCGCGCTGCACAAGGCGATCGACGGCGTCGGCGGCGACATGGCCGGCATGCGTTTCAACACGGCCATCGCCAAGGTCACCGAGCTGAACAACCACCTGACGAAGGCGGGCGGCCCGCTGCCCCGCTCCGTCGCCGAGGCCCTGGTGCTGCTGGTGGCGCCGCTGGCCCCGCACATCGCCGAGGAGCTGTGGCACCGGCTGGGCCACACGGAGTCGGTCGTGCACCAGGACTTCCCGGTGGCCGACCCGGCGTACGTCGTGGACGAGACCGTGACCTGCGTGGTGCAGATCAAGGGCAAGGTCAAGGCGCGCCTGGAGATCTCCCCGTCGGTCACGGACGCGGAGCTGGAGGCACTGGCCCTGGCCGATCCGGCCGTCGTCGCCGCGCTGGACGGGGCCGGTATCCGCAAGGTGATCGTCCGGGCGCCGAAGCTGGTGAACATCGTTCCCGCATAG
- a CDS encoding MFS transporter: MTATSETTASRSVTSKDPTTDKGPGRLLAVVLTAQFMAMLDLFIVNVAAPTIRAELGASAAGLQLVVAGYTISYAVLLVAGARLGGVFGHGRAHLAGLAVFTAASLACGLASGEGQLIAFRVIQGAGAAVMIPQVLSLIQQHFTGAARVRAIGAYSAVLAVGAAAGQVVGGVLVSADLFGAGWRPVFLVNVPIGLALLWLGVRVLPGEPRTGRARQEARARGFDPVGLVVLAVGVTLLTVPLVLGQELGWPDWTWISLLACAAVLTGFVLYETRLAARGGAPLIAPRVLRLPGISLAALRILLVMAANAGFLFTLTLHLQGGLGYSALRSGLMCAPTAVVFGAAGLTWRRWPAGLRSALVPGGFVLMAAGAALVGLALRSGGGGGAVLYAGFLLMGAGMALAFSPNLAGALANVRPQDAADASGVLVTVTQLGQVIGVATVGTLYLNRLAVPGPHASGEALWVCELVLAGAACVGAAAGFVRRRRPVRTAAG; the protein is encoded by the coding sequence ATGACCGCGACATCCGAGACGACGGCCTCACGTTCCGTCACCAGTAAAGACCCCACCACTGACAAGGGACCCGGCCGGCTGCTCGCCGTCGTGCTGACGGCCCAGTTCATGGCCATGCTCGATCTCTTCATCGTGAATGTCGCCGCCCCGACCATCCGCGCCGAACTCGGCGCCTCCGCGGCCGGATTGCAGCTCGTCGTGGCCGGATACACCATCTCGTACGCCGTCCTGCTCGTCGCCGGCGCCCGGCTCGGGGGCGTGTTCGGGCACGGCCGCGCGCATCTGGCCGGGCTCGCGGTGTTCACCGCGGCCTCGCTGGCCTGCGGACTGGCGTCGGGGGAGGGCCAGTTGATCGCCTTCCGGGTGATCCAGGGGGCGGGCGCCGCGGTGATGATCCCGCAGGTGCTCAGCCTGATCCAGCAGCACTTCACCGGGGCGGCCAGGGTCCGCGCGATCGGTGCCTACAGCGCCGTCCTGGCCGTCGGGGCAGCGGCGGGACAGGTGGTCGGCGGGGTGCTGGTGAGCGCCGACCTGTTCGGGGCGGGCTGGCGGCCGGTCTTCCTGGTCAACGTGCCGATCGGGCTGGCCCTGCTGTGGCTCGGCGTCCGGGTGCTGCCGGGCGAACCCCGTACCGGGCGGGCCAGGCAGGAGGCGCGGGCGCGCGGCTTCGACCCGGTGGGGCTCGTCGTGCTCGCCGTGGGGGTCACCCTGCTGACCGTCCCGCTGGTGCTCGGCCAGGAGCTGGGCTGGCCGGACTGGACCTGGATCAGCCTGCTCGCCTGCGCGGCGGTCCTCACCGGCTTCGTGCTGTACGAGACGAGGCTCGCCGCGCGCGGCGGTGCGCCCCTGATCGCGCCCCGTGTGCTCCGGTTGCCCGGAATCTCCCTGGCCGCCCTGCGCATCCTGCTGGTGATGGCCGCCAACGCGGGCTTCCTCTTCACGCTGACCCTGCACCTCCAGGGCGGTCTCGGATACTCGGCGCTGCGCTCGGGGCTGATGTGCGCGCCGACCGCGGTGGTCTTCGGCGCGGCCGGGCTGACCTGGCGGCGGTGGCCCGCCGGGCTCCGGAGCGCGCTGGTTCCCGGCGGCTTCGTCCTGATGGCGGCCGGTGCCGCGCTCGTCGGGCTCGCGCTGCGGAGCGGTGGAGGCGGGGGTGCCGTGCTGTACGCGGGTTTCCTGCTCATGGGGGCGGGCATGGCGCTCGCGTTCAGCCCGAACCTCGCGGGTGCCCTGGCGAACGTACGGCCGCAGGACGCCGCCGACGCCAGTGGCGTCCTGGTCACCGTGACGCAGCTGGGCCAGGTCATCGGTGTCGCGACGGTCGGCACGCTCTACCTCAACCGCCTTGCGGTGCCTGGGCCGCACGCGTCGGGGGAGGCGCTGTGGGTGTGCGAGCTGGTGCTGGCGGGGGCCGCGTGCGTGGGTGCCGCGGCGGGGTTCGTACGGCGACGGCGGCCGGTGCGGACTGCGGCGGGCTGA
- a CDS encoding helix-turn-helix transcriptional regulator, translated as MTTVTTQQHTRRDTQAGRGRDGHGPAPGRRPELAAFLRSRRARVTPADVGMPPGLRRRTPGLRREEVAQLSGVGVTWYTWLEQGRPINASPQVLDAVARTLRLDPPEREHLYQLAGVAFIPGRESDTLEVGEEIQGIIDALDPHPAVVYNARYDVLATNAAYRDLFGVPHMDETRARNVLWTLFTTPERTCPVVHRTQELPLMVATLRSGYGRHAGEPAWESFIEALSAASPYFTKLWRSGDVVPPGRRVKTFRHWAVTGDIRLTSVSLTVNGLPECRIVAYTPADEDSVGRLATLRTRRRGPCGTGAREGGAASRNPAP; from the coding sequence GTGACGACGGTGACGACACAACAGCACACACGACGGGACACCCAGGCCGGGCGCGGCCGGGACGGACACGGACCGGCGCCCGGCCGGCGGCCCGAGCTCGCCGCCTTCCTGCGCAGCCGCCGGGCACGCGTGACCCCGGCCGACGTGGGCATGCCGCCGGGGCTGCGGCGCCGCACTCCGGGGCTGCGCCGCGAGGAGGTGGCCCAGCTCTCCGGCGTCGGCGTCACCTGGTACACCTGGCTGGAACAGGGCCGCCCGATCAACGCGTCCCCGCAGGTCCTGGACGCGGTGGCGCGGACGCTGCGGCTGGACCCGCCCGAGCGCGAGCACCTCTACCAACTGGCCGGGGTCGCCTTCATTCCGGGCCGGGAGTCCGACACGCTGGAGGTCGGCGAGGAGATCCAGGGCATCATCGACGCGCTCGACCCGCACCCGGCGGTCGTCTACAACGCGCGCTACGACGTGCTGGCGACCAACGCCGCCTACCGAGACCTCTTCGGCGTCCCCCACATGGACGAGACCCGGGCGCGCAACGTGCTGTGGACGCTGTTCACGACGCCGGAGCGGACCTGCCCGGTCGTCCACCGCACCCAGGAGCTGCCCCTGATGGTGGCGACCCTGCGCAGTGGCTACGGACGCCATGCGGGCGAGCCGGCCTGGGAGTCGTTCATCGAGGCGCTCTCGGCGGCCAGCCCGTACTTCACGAAGCTGTGGCGCAGCGGGGACGTCGTCCCGCCGGGGCGGCGCGTGAAGACCTTCCGGCACTGGGCGGTGACCGGCGACATACGGCTGACGTCGGTCTCCCTGACCGTCAACGGACTGCCCGAGTGCCGGATCGTCGCGTACACACCGGCCGACGAGGACAGCGTGGGGCGGCTGGCGACGCTGCGCACGCGCCGTCGGGGGCCGTGCGGGACGGGGGCCCGGGAAGGGGGCGCGGCAAGCAGAAATCCCGCCCCCTGA
- a CDS encoding histidine phosphatase family protein — MNGSRSGRGRRIVLWRHGQTAWNLERRFQGSTDIDLTESGFAQARRAARLLASLKPDTIVASDLRRAAATAAELAAVTGLDVTYDPGLRETYAGAWQGLTHEEIVERYGEQYAAWKRGEPVRRGGGELETEVADRAAPVVLAHADKLPDDGTLVVVSHGGTIRTTIGRLLGLEAHHWEGLGGLSNCCWSVLGEGARGWRLLEHNAGTLPQPVLGDDA; from the coding sequence CTGAACGGCAGCAGAAGCGGCAGGGGCCGCAGGATCGTCCTCTGGCGGCACGGCCAGACCGCGTGGAACCTGGAGCGCCGCTTCCAGGGCTCGACGGACATCGATCTCACCGAGTCCGGCTTCGCCCAGGCCCGACGGGCCGCCCGGCTGCTCGCCTCGCTGAAGCCGGACACGATTGTGGCCTCCGACCTGCGGCGGGCCGCGGCCACGGCCGCCGAGCTCGCCGCGGTCACCGGGCTCGACGTCACGTACGACCCGGGGCTGCGTGAGACGTACGCGGGCGCCTGGCAGGGCCTGACCCACGAGGAGATCGTGGAGCGCTACGGCGAGCAGTACGCCGCCTGGAAGCGCGGCGAGCCCGTGCGGCGCGGCGGCGGCGAGCTGGAGACCGAGGTCGCCGACCGGGCCGCCCCCGTGGTGCTCGCGCACGCCGACAAACTGCCCGACGACGGCACGCTCGTCGTCGTCAGCCACGGCGGCACCATCCGGACCACCATCGGCCGGCTGCTGGGCCTGGAGGCGCACCACTGGGAGGGGCTCGGCGGGCTCTCCAACTGCTGCTGGTCCGTGCTGGGCGAGGGCGCCCGCGGCTGGCGTCTGCTGGAGCACAACGCGGGCACCCTGCCTCAGCCGGTGCTCGGCGACGACGCCTGA
- the rsfS gene encoding ribosome silencing factor, producing MTATDRSIELINAAAQAAADRLAHDIIAYDVSDVLSITDAFLLASAPNDRQVKSIVDEIEERLQKELGAKPVRREGDRDARWILLDYVDIVIHVQHSEERVFYALERLWKDCPEIALPEDAVKTRGKAAEHAELNGGTEGDQH from the coding sequence GTGACCGCCACGGACCGCTCCATCGAGCTCATCAACGCCGCCGCGCAGGCGGCCGCCGACCGGCTCGCGCACGACATCATCGCGTACGACGTCAGCGATGTGCTGTCGATCACCGACGCATTCCTGCTGGCCTCGGCCCCCAACGACCGCCAGGTCAAGTCGATCGTCGACGAGATCGAGGAGCGGCTCCAGAAGGAGCTCGGCGCCAAGCCGGTCCGCCGCGAGGGCGACCGCGACGCCCGGTGGATCCTCCTCGACTACGTCGACATCGTCATCCACGTCCAGCACAGCGAGGAGCGCGTCTTCTACGCGCTGGAGCGGCTCTGGAAGGACTGCCCCGAGATCGCTCTGCCCGAGGACGCGGTGAAGACCCGCGGCAAGGCCGCTGAGCACGCGGAGCTCAACGGCGGTACGGAAGGGGACCAGCACTGA
- a CDS encoding LCP family protein — MNDRQNPYDPYYQQPQIIGYDEYGQPVYQQPGQQQYDPYAQQPHQQQPHQDQQPHQQQQYQQPPQQAPQGGGQGYGYDPYAQQQPPAPPPQQYDPYAPPQHHQAPQQGYGYDGYGYDTGQQPAAVDTTQQWSVPQQAPAPAPEAPAAPPEPEPQPAPEAAVPGQRRAGQDQDYRTEQFSFIEEPDEDSEDVIDWLKFTESRSERREEARRRGRNRIVALIVVAALAVLGGVGYLWSADKLPGMSGGEKENTATTGPQRRDVIVVHLHNTKGGGTSTALLVDNVTTKQGTTVLLPNSLAVSDEDGTTTTLGKSVEDDGTSGTRESLDTLLGTDISGTWRLDTPYLENLVDLVGNIEVDTDTAVPGAKKGEGDLVEKGEGQTLSGTMAVAYATYRGSDEAETKQLTRFGQVIRGVLRKLSDDPKAATVTVQTLAQILDPSLPEKDLGASLAKLAEHAKIGAYKTAVLPVQDDGTLTDAATESVVKDILGGAVKAPSADGVIRVGIKNATGDTGGTESARGKLVNGGFAFVNGGTADAVATSQVVYAEAADKEKATEVAKTLGLPTSTVQKGKPAGNADVSVLLGQDYKVKAKAE, encoded by the coding sequence GTGAACGACCGACAGAACCCGTACGACCCGTACTACCAGCAGCCGCAGATCATCGGCTACGACGAGTACGGGCAGCCGGTGTACCAGCAGCCGGGTCAGCAGCAGTACGACCCGTACGCCCAGCAGCCTCATCAGCAGCAGCCTCATCAGGATCAGCAGCCTCATCAGCAACAGCAGTACCAGCAGCCTCCGCAGCAGGCCCCGCAGGGCGGCGGCCAGGGATACGGGTACGACCCGTACGCCCAGCAGCAGCCCCCGGCCCCGCCGCCGCAGCAGTACGACCCCTACGCGCCCCCGCAGCACCACCAGGCGCCGCAGCAGGGCTACGGCTACGACGGATACGGCTACGACACCGGGCAGCAGCCCGCCGCTGTCGACACGACCCAGCAGTGGAGCGTCCCGCAGCAGGCCCCCGCGCCCGCCCCCGAGGCTCCGGCGGCCCCTCCGGAGCCCGAACCGCAGCCGGCGCCCGAGGCGGCCGTCCCCGGGCAGCGGCGCGCGGGCCAGGACCAGGACTACCGCACCGAGCAGTTCTCCTTCATCGAGGAGCCCGACGAGGACTCCGAAGACGTCATCGACTGGCTCAAGTTCACCGAGAGCCGCAGCGAGCGCCGAGAGGAAGCGCGCCGCCGGGGCCGCAACCGGATCGTCGCGCTGATCGTCGTGGCGGCCCTGGCCGTGCTCGGCGGCGTCGGCTACCTGTGGTCCGCGGACAAACTCCCCGGCATGTCGGGCGGGGAGAAGGAGAACACCGCGACGACCGGTCCGCAGCGCCGGGACGTCATCGTGGTCCACCTCCACAACACCAAGGGCGGCGGCACGTCCACCGCCCTGCTCGTGGACAACGTCACCACCAAGCAGGGGACCACCGTCCTGCTCCCCAACTCCCTCGCCGTCTCCGACGAGGACGGGACCACCACCACGCTCGGCAAGTCGGTGGAGGACGACGGGACGTCCGGGACCCGGGAGTCCCTGGACACGCTGCTCGGCACCGACATCAGCGGCACCTGGCGGCTCGACACCCCGTACCTGGAGAACCTCGTCGACCTGGTGGGCAACATCGAGGTCGACACCGACACCGCTGTGCCGGGCGCCAAGAAGGGCGAGGGCGACCTGGTGGAGAAGGGTGAGGGGCAGACCCTCAGCGGCACGATGGCCGTCGCCTACGCCACGTACCGCGGTTCCGACGAGGCCGAGACCAAGCAGCTGACGCGGTTCGGGCAGGTCATACGCGGGGTGCTGCGGAAGCTGTCCGACGACCCGAAGGCCGCGACGGTCACCGTGCAGACGCTGGCCCAGATCCTGGACCCGTCGCTGCCCGAGAAGGACCTCGGGGCCTCGCTGGCGAAGCTGGCCGAACACGCCAAGATCGGCGCCTACAAGACGGCGGTGCTGCCGGTCCAGGACGACGGCACCCTCACCGACGCGGCCACGGAGAGCGTCGTCAAGGACATCCTGGGCGGCGCGGTCAAGGCGCCTTCCGCGGACGGGGTGATCCGGGTCGGGATCAAGAACGCCACCGGTGACACCGGCGGCACCGAGTCCGCCCGGGGCAAGCTGGTCAACGGCGGCTTCGCCTTCGTCAACGGCGGGACGGCCGACGCGGTGGCCACCTCGCAGGTCGTCTACGCGGAGGCGGCGGACAAGGAGAAGGCGACCGAGGTCGCCAAGACCCTCGGACTGCCGACGAGCACGGTGCAGAAGGGCAAGCCGGCCGGGAACGCGGACGTGTCCGTCCTCCTCGGCCAGGACTACAAGGTCAAGGCCAAGGCCGAGTAG
- the nadD gene encoding nicotinate-nucleotide adenylyltransferase: protein MGEQEVPTGPGKRRLGVMGGTFDPIHHGHLVAASEVAAQFHLDEVIFVPTGQPWQKSHKHVSPAEDRYLMTVIATASNPQFSVSRSDIDRKGPTYTIDTLRDLRAVHGDADLFFITGADALSQILTWRDADELFSLSHFIGVTRPGHVLTDDGLPKGGVSLVEVPALAISSTDCRARVAEGEPVWYLVPDGVVRYIDKRQLYRGE, encoded by the coding sequence ATGGGAGAGCAGGAAGTGCCTACCGGCCCCGGAAAACGCCGACTCGGCGTGATGGGCGGGACATTCGACCCGATCCATCATGGACACCTGGTGGCGGCCAGTGAAGTGGCCGCCCAGTTCCACCTCGACGAGGTGATCTTCGTGCCGACCGGGCAGCCGTGGCAGAAGAGCCACAAGCACGTCTCCCCGGCGGAGGACCGTTATCTGATGACGGTCATCGCGACGGCGTCGAACCCCCAGTTCTCGGTCAGCCGGAGCGACATCGACCGCAAGGGCCCCACGTACACGATCGACACCCTGCGGGATCTGCGCGCGGTCCACGGCGACGCGGACCTCTTCTTCATCACCGGCGCCGACGCGCTCTCCCAGATCCTCACCTGGCGCGACGCCGACGAACTGTTCTCGCTCTCGCACTTCATCGGTGTGACCCGGCCGGGCCATGTGCTCACGGACGACGGGCTGCCGAAGGGCGGCGTCTCCCTGGTGGAGGTGCCCGCGCTGGCGATCTCCTCGACGGACTGCCGCGCGAGGGTGGCCGAGGGGGAGCCGGTCTGGTATCTCGTGCCGGACGGTGTGGTCCGCTACATCGACAAGCGCCAGCTGTACCGCGGCGAGTGA